TCTTGGTTTGCCTTGCGATACACAGTCTAAACAGTGATTTTGGAACAATTCCAAAACCTGATGCCGCAAACCATTACCTGAGCTAGTTGAGATGTAACACGGGTCAAATGCTTCTAGATCCATGATCAGATACCCCTAAATTTACAAACCGACAATATCTCTACAGAGCAAACATAATAAATACGATCATTTCGTTTATAGCAGTGAGTAATGTTTATGAAGTTCACATTTTAAAGTATCTGAAGACTGCCATAGCCATTTAAAATTACCAGTCGTTATTATTCGTACAAATTACCTAACACGACATATTAGAAGAGCGATAAGGCATCAGCCGTCGGTATGGGCAAACTGTTGACGGATTATTGTTGCCGGTGGAATACCCCTATGAAACTCCCGAGTGGCAATATTCACGGCTTCCAGTTTATGTTTAAGAAAGTCTACCGCTTTACCCGGATTTACTGATTGTCCGCACGTGAATACATCGAACGCAGCGTAACCGTGTTCAGGCCATGTGTGGATAGTAAGATGCGAGGAAGAAATCATGATTACCCCTGAAACACCATGAGGCTCGAACTTCTGAAAAATAGTCTTCAGGATAATAGCTCCCGCAGTTTCCGCAGCCTGGGTCATGGCCTCTTCGAGGTAAACAAGGTCATCAATCTTTAACCGGTTACAGGACCCGAATTCTACAAGGAGATGTAGTCCCAGAACGTTCATTGTCACCCCCTAGCGATGGCTGATGGATATAAGTCCC
This genomic stretch from Desulfomonilaceae bacterium harbors:
- the speD gene encoding adenosylmethionine decarboxylase, with product MNVLGLHLLVEFGSCNRLKIDDLVYLEEAMTQAAETAGAIILKTIFQKFEPHGVSGVIMISSSHLTIHTWPEHGYAAFDVFTCGQSVNPGKAVDFLKHKLEAVNIATREFHRGIPPATIIRQQFAHTDG